A portion of the Eubacterium maltosivorans genome contains these proteins:
- the pduL gene encoding phosphate propanoyltransferase has product MERRVPLGLSNKHIHLSQEDLEALFGEGYELTPKKFLVQPGQFAAVEKVDIVGPKNTLAGVRVLGPVRPETQLELNIADGVKLGIHQVPIRLSGDLEGTPGFTIIGPKGKVVKEKGMIVAERHIHLSTEEGANYNLKDGDIVSVRLKGPRGLIFNNVLVRVGDKHKMEMHIDIEEGNAAGARNGQLACIVDKETATIDYLTICDDGSPLPMVGDLPEKE; this is encoded by the coding sequence ATGGAACGCAGAGTACCATTGGGATTATCAAACAAACACATTCATCTGTCCCAGGAGGATTTAGAAGCTTTATTCGGTGAAGGCTATGAATTGACACCGAAAAAATTTCTGGTTCAGCCTGGACAGTTTGCAGCGGTTGAAAAGGTCGATATTGTAGGACCAAAGAACACATTGGCAGGGGTACGTGTTTTAGGTCCGGTTCGTCCGGAAACACAGCTGGAATTAAACATCGCAGACGGCGTTAAGTTAGGTATCCATCAGGTTCCGATTCGTTTATCAGGTGACCTGGAGGGTACACCGGGCTTTACCATTATCGGGCCAAAGGGGAAAGTAGTTAAGGAAAAAGGGATGATCGTCGCTGAAAGACATATCCACTTATCCACCGAAGAAGGCGCTAACTATAATCTGAAGGACGGCGATATTGTTTCGGTTCGTCTGAAGGGACCTCGCGGCCTGATTTTTAATAATGTGCTGGTGCGTGTTGGGGATAAACACAAAATGGAAATGCACATTGATATTGAAGAAGGCAACGCAGCCGGTGCGCGCAACGGACAGCTGGCCTGTATCGTTGATAAGGAAACCGCTACGATTGATTACCTGACC
- a CDS encoding TlyA family RNA methyltransferase, with translation MKKERFDKYLVDHGFFDSREKAKKAIMAGLVMVSGQVKDKAGDQLVVDLDPSVIEIKGNPIPYVSRGGLKLEKGLEVFPFPVQGGIFLDIGASTGGFTDCLLQNGAAKVYSVDVGYGQLDWRLRGDERVVSMERTNFRNLEKGAIPDIVDGTVMDVSFISITKLLDAIRLFLKDGGKGIWLIKPQFEAGRDKVGKNGVVRDKKTHREVLDQTLSQIMEKHFKVFGLDYSPIQGPKGNIEFLCFVEKLPECKTARFENREQMIEQVVNAAHSAYSKKDGENNDE, from the coding sequence ATGAAAAAAGAACGATTTGATAAATATCTCGTTGATCACGGCTTTTTTGATTCTCGGGAAAAGGCTAAAAAAGCAATTATGGCTGGGTTGGTCATGGTGAGCGGCCAGGTCAAGGATAAAGCGGGGGATCAGCTGGTGGTGGATTTGGACCCATCCGTTATCGAGATCAAGGGCAATCCTATCCCTTATGTAAGCCGGGGAGGGCTCAAGCTGGAAAAAGGGCTTGAGGTTTTTCCATTTCCAGTGCAGGGTGGTATTTTCCTTGATATCGGTGCGTCGACTGGTGGTTTTACAGACTGCCTGCTGCAAAACGGGGCCGCAAAAGTATACTCGGTGGATGTGGGATATGGGCAGCTTGACTGGCGTCTCCGCGGAGATGAACGGGTAGTGTCCATGGAACGGACTAATTTCAGAAATCTGGAAAAGGGCGCTATCCCGGATATTGTAGACGGAACAGTTATGGATGTTTCCTTTATTTCGATCACAAAACTGCTGGACGCGATTCGCTTGTTTTTAAAGGATGGGGGAAAAGGAATCTGGCTCATCAAACCCCAGTTTGAGGCGGGACGTGATAAGGTGGGCAAGAATGGCGTTGTTCGGGATAAAAAAACTCACAGAGAGGTATTGGACCAGACACTTTCGCAGATTATGGAAAAGCATTTTAAAGTTTTTGGCTTGGATTATTCACCCATACAGGGCCCTAAGGGAAATATAGAGTTTCTTTGCTTTGTTGAGAAGCTGCCGGAGTGTAAGACAGCAAGGTTTGAAAACCGGGAACAAATGATTGAACAGGTGGTTAATGCAGCCCATAGCGCCTACAGTAAAAAGGATGGGGAAAACAATGATGAATGA
- a CDS encoding arginine repressor → MKVARQTKIIEIIENNQIETQEELAEHLKQSGYKVTQATISRDIKELKLIKVMGQDGRQYYSSLKDMGTIYDERVVAVFRESVLTVDTATFLVVLHTLPAMAQAAALAIDSMEWNEVVGTVAGDDTIFVAVREQDDVNEIVSRFKKLMKP, encoded by the coding sequence GTGAAAGTAGCGAGACAGACTAAAATCATTGAAATTATTGAAAATAATCAGATTGAAACCCAGGAAGAACTAGCCGAGCACCTAAAGCAGAGTGGCTACAAGGTGACACAGGCCACGATTTCAAGGGATATTAAGGAGCTTAAGCTCATTAAGGTTATGGGGCAGGACGGACGTCAGTATTATTCTTCCTTAAAGGATATGGGCACCATATACGATGAGCGAGTGGTGGCTGTTTTCAGAGAATCCGTTTTAACGGTAGATACTGCTACCTTTTTGGTAGTGCTCCATACACTGCCAGCCATGGCTCAGGCGGCGGCTCTGGCTATTGACTCTATGGAGTGGAATGAGGTGGTTGGTACTGTGGCAGGCGACGACACTATTTTTGTCGCTGTCCGGGAACAAGATGACGTCAACGAAATTGTAAGCCGCTTTAAAAAATTGATGAAGCCCTGA
- the recN gene encoding DNA repair protein RecN → MLLNIVIKNYALIEALNIDLDPGLNVITGETGAGKSIVIDALTLLLGQRGNKSNIRHGADKMVVQGLFDIDGNQAVSAKLAEFGIEPEDGRLILTREIDTKGKNVCRADGIIITVTQLRAIGDNLIDIHGQHEHQSLFQRENHRHFLDDFGGDPARELLNDVAGDAARLKELSQKIRGLEKDEREMERQKEMFLYELKEIRAAKLIDGEEESLESDKKILVNSEQLFRSANEAYQVLNGDENAYQTALLALLTELGDRIRDISEIDSGFKAYDAVVESAYQELENLSFEIRSYIDGIDFDMNNLDEVEKRLGVITGLKRKYGSSISEILEYGALLEERLSGLINRDEQIEKFQKQYKKILRDYESRANALHEMRKKSGQVFKEALERELKDLAMEKTVVQVQISQEKKLISPKGQDQVEFLISVNPGVPPKPLRKIASGGEISRIMLSIKSIFGDRDRIQTMIFDEIDTGISGRTAQAVAEKVFELSKTHQIICITHLPQIASMADKHFLVEKKSDDDSVEVNFGPLGERERQNELARMLSGAEVTQTTLDHAAEMLEMTKKLKKTK, encoded by the coding sequence ATGCTGTTAAATATCGTCATTAAAAATTACGCCCTGATCGAGGCCTTAAATATCGACCTGGATCCAGGACTCAACGTGATTACTGGGGAAACTGGAGCCGGTAAGTCCATTGTCATCGATGCGCTTACATTGCTGCTGGGACAGCGGGGCAATAAGTCTAATATTCGCCACGGAGCGGATAAAATGGTGGTGCAGGGGTTGTTTGATATTGACGGAAATCAGGCAGTATCCGCTAAACTGGCCGAATTTGGTATTGAGCCAGAGGATGGGCGCCTCATACTAACCCGTGAGATTGATACCAAGGGGAAAAATGTGTGTCGGGCAGATGGGATTATCATTACCGTAACACAGCTCCGGGCCATCGGTGATAACCTGATTGATATTCACGGGCAGCATGAGCACCAGTCGCTGTTTCAGCGGGAGAACCACCGTCATTTTTTGGATGATTTTGGAGGTGACCCGGCCAGGGAGCTGCTGAACGATGTGGCGGGAGACGCTGCGAGGCTCAAAGAGCTTAGTCAGAAAATCCGCGGTCTTGAAAAGGACGAGCGGGAAATGGAACGCCAGAAGGAAATGTTCTTGTATGAGCTCAAGGAGATCCGGGCAGCCAAGCTGATCGACGGTGAGGAAGAAAGTCTGGAGAGCGACAAAAAGATTCTCGTCAACAGCGAGCAGCTTTTCAGAAGTGCTAATGAGGCCTACCAGGTCTTGAACGGGGACGAAAATGCTTACCAGACCGCCCTCCTGGCATTGCTGACCGAGCTGGGCGACCGCATAAGGGATATTTCGGAGATCGACAGCGGTTTTAAAGCCTATGATGCCGTAGTGGAATCGGCCTATCAGGAGCTTGAGAATTTGTCCTTTGAAATTCGCAGCTATATAGACGGCATTGACTTTGACATGAATAATCTAGATGAAGTGGAAAAACGCCTGGGTGTGATCACTGGGCTCAAACGAAAATATGGAAGCTCGATCAGTGAAATTCTGGAATATGGCGCGCTTTTGGAAGAACGGCTTTCAGGGCTCATAAACCGCGATGAACAGATCGAGAAATTTCAGAAACAGTATAAAAAGATTCTGAGAGACTATGAAAGCCGGGCAAATGCGCTGCATGAAATGCGCAAAAAATCCGGTCAAGTCTTTAAGGAAGCCCTTGAACGTGAATTGAAAGACCTGGCTATGGAAAAAACTGTGGTGCAGGTACAAATCAGCCAGGAAAAGAAGCTGATCTCACCGAAGGGGCAGGATCAGGTTGAATTTTTGATCTCGGTCAACCCCGGGGTGCCGCCGAAGCCGTTGCGCAAAATTGCTTCGGGAGGGGAGATTTCCCGCATCATGCTCAGCATCAAAAGTATATTCGGCGACCGCGACCGGATCCAGACAATGATTTTTGACGAAATTGACACCGGTATCAGTGGGAGGACAGCTCAGGCAGTGGCTGAGAAGGTTTTTGAGCTTAGCAAGACCCACCAGATTATCTGTATTACCCATCTGCCACAGATTGCCTCGATGGCGGATAAGCATTTTCTGGTCGAGAAAAAATCGGACGACGACAGTGTGGAGGTGAATTTTGGGCCGCTTGGAGAGCGGGAACGCCAGAACGAGCTGGCCCGGATGCTCAGCGGTGCAGAGGTGACTCAAACGACCCTTGACCATGCTGCCGAAATGCTGGAAATGACCAAAAAACTAAAAAAGACAAAATAG
- a CDS encoding NAD(+)/NADH kinase has translation MMNEVGIYLNCDKSDSVEMAAKCIRYLRGRGIQVALLNNQMEPDGDPGVHIYPKDEFYKKPDCIVVLGGDGTLLSVARASCIYDMPLFGINLGKLGFLTEGEASNYEHLLKALCNGEFFLEKRMMLSSCINRPNGESETFLALNDVLVKNTGFRMMDIKAYAGKEGENMIDFFRADGLIIASPTGSTAYSLAAGGPVVAPGTDVMIVNPICPHRLHDRAYVIAAEENITIRFDERERDIIVSFDGQNIIPIGARDEVVVKKAPYTANLVRLNNVNFYDRLRKKLSDDVLSNISNKDRR, from the coding sequence ATGATGAATGAAGTCGGCATCTATCTCAACTGCGATAAAAGCGACAGTGTGGAAATGGCCGCGAAGTGCATCCGCTATCTAAGAGGGCGGGGAATACAGGTCGCTTTGCTCAATAATCAGATGGAGCCAGACGGGGACCCTGGGGTGCATATATACCCTAAGGATGAATTTTATAAAAAGCCGGACTGCATTGTGGTATTGGGCGGAGACGGAACACTGCTGTCTGTTGCCAGGGCTTCTTGCATTTACGATATGCCCCTTTTTGGCATTAACCTTGGAAAGCTGGGCTTTCTGACAGAAGGTGAAGCCTCTAACTATGAGCACCTGTTAAAGGCGCTGTGCAACGGGGAGTTCTTCCTCGAGAAACGGATGATGCTGTCCTCCTGCATTAACCGGCCGAATGGTGAGAGCGAGACCTTTCTGGCTCTTAATGACGTTCTGGTAAAAAATACCGGATTCCGCATGATGGATATTAAAGCTTACGCGGGTAAAGAAGGGGAGAACATGATCGATTTTTTCAGAGCGGACGGGCTGATCATTGCCAGTCCGACGGGATCGACGGCTTATTCGCTGGCGGCTGGTGGTCCGGTGGTGGCGCCAGGAACAGATGTTATGATTGTCAATCCCATCTGCCCGCATCGGCTTCATGACCGTGCCTATGTAATTGCCGCAGAGGAAAATATCACCATTCGTTTTGATGAGCGCGAACGGGACATTATCGTGAGCTTTGATGGACAAAACATTATCCCCATTGGGGCGAGAGATGAGGTCGTGGTGAAAAAAGCACCCTATACTGCCAATTTAGTTCGGCTCAATAATGTGAATTTCTACGATCGTCTGAGGAAAAAGCTTTCTGACGATGTGCTCAGCAATATCAGCAATAAAGACAGGAGGTAG